A genomic window from Yoonia rosea includes:
- a CDS encoding branched-chain amino acid ABC transporter permease, with the protein MSLTGTDMRNLILTALAFGVCALLPFGDNGYWLGLGVTIAMFTTLATSWALFSGPTHYISLATAAFFGVGTYVTGLGIDTLPFWSLVGLAGLIGAVLAALVGLATLRLSGVYFVIFTLGLAELVRQVITWVQNNTGQKGLYVLTDLDEAGIYWWLLGLAAAVFLTGWLIGRSRLGFALRIIGDDETVAAHSGINTARAKILLFMVPGAVAAMTGAILAPRYVYIEPSLAFAPILSFQVVIMALLGGASRLWGPLVGVIPFTFLLETVSSNFPNQTTLVIGIAFLVIVYLLPNGFVGLLDKVLHRIEASEVQ; encoded by the coding sequence ATGAGCTTGACCGGAACAGATATGCGCAACCTGATCCTGACAGCACTTGCCTTTGGCGTCTGTGCCTTGCTGCCTTTCGGTGACAACGGATATTGGCTGGGGCTTGGCGTGACGATCGCGATGTTTACCACGCTTGCGACCTCCTGGGCGCTCTTTTCCGGGCCAACTCATTATATCAGTCTGGCAACGGCCGCATTCTTTGGCGTGGGCACATATGTTACGGGTCTCGGCATTGATACGCTGCCCTTCTGGTCACTGGTTGGTCTTGCCGGCCTGATTGGTGCAGTGCTCGCTGCGCTTGTTGGTCTTGCGACCTTGCGTTTGTCCGGCGTGTATTTCGTGATCTTTACGCTTGGATTGGCGGAACTCGTCCGTCAGGTCATCACATGGGTCCAGAACAACACTGGCCAGAAAGGGCTTTATGTTCTGACCGATCTGGATGAGGCCGGCATCTATTGGTGGCTCTTGGGGCTTGCCGCGGCTGTCTTTTTGACGGGCTGGCTGATCGGGCGCTCGCGTCTTGGTTTTGCATTGCGCATTATTGGCGACGACGAAACCGTTGCCGCGCATTCCGGCATCAATACGGCGCGTGCAAAGATCCTTTTGTTCATGGTGCCCGGTGCTGTGGCGGCCATGACCGGTGCGATCCTCGCGCCGCGCTATGTCTATATTGAACCGTCGCTTGCCTTTGCGCCCATCTTGTCATTCCAAGTCGTAATCATGGCGCTGCTCGGGGGGGCGTCACGGCTCTGGGGGCCATTGGTCGGGGTGATCCCGTTCACATTCCTGCTGGAAACCGTTTCGTCCAACTTCCCCAACCAGACGACTTTGGTCATCGGTATCGCATTTCTTGTGATCGTCTACCTGCTGCCCAACGGTTTTGTTGGTCTACTTGATAAAGTCCTGCACCGTATCGAAGCGAGTGAGGTTCAGTAG
- a CDS encoding aldehyde dehydrogenase, which yields MAVDAAVNAAASAFPVWSRRSAADRAQALRNLIPALNTHRHDFSALAAEEVGASRSWTEFNIDLAISMLAHVAGLAPALDDHVVVDPQSGKHSIMRRQPAGVVLGMVPWNAPITLAVRAIAGPLMCGNTVVMKGSDRCPKTHQHLVDVLNTAGLPEGVLTCVVSPPENAHDVMAQLIAHPCIRRINFTGSTRVGREVAMEAARHLKPALLELSGKAPLIVLEDADLDAAVEAACFGAFFNQGQICMSTDWIIVVKAVADAFVAKLEARTRQIVAADPVHEVAHLGRMISAEAAQRVNGLIEDAVSKGARLLVGGQIDGCVMQPALLDGIAANMRIYREETFGPLASIMRVHDADEAVSIANDSDFGLNAAVFTHDLDHAQAIADRLEYGVVQINGPTVHDDPSMPFGGMKQSGFGRFGGAQSIHEFTELRWIATHQSGHTPTL from the coding sequence ATGGCAGTCGATGCCGCGGTGAATGCTGCGGCGTCCGCTTTTCCTGTATGGTCCCGCCGGTCTGCCGCGGATCGGGCGCAGGCTTTGCGCAACCTGATCCCTGCACTGAATACGCACCGGCACGACTTTTCCGCGCTCGCCGCGGAAGAAGTCGGCGCATCGCGTTCGTGGACTGAATTCAACATTGATCTGGCGATCAGTATGCTGGCGCATGTAGCAGGCCTTGCGCCTGCACTGGACGATCACGTTGTTGTTGATCCGCAGAGCGGCAAGCACTCGATCATGCGCCGCCAGCCCGCCGGTGTGGTCCTGGGCATGGTACCGTGGAATGCGCCGATTACGCTGGCAGTGCGGGCGATTGCGGGCCCGCTGATGTGTGGCAATACGGTGGTCATGAAGGGATCAGACCGTTGCCCCAAGACACATCAGCATTTGGTTGACGTGCTGAACACGGCGGGACTGCCCGAAGGCGTCCTGACCTGTGTCGTAAGCCCGCCCGAAAACGCCCATGACGTCATGGCACAGCTTATCGCCCATCCGTGCATTCGCCGGATCAACTTTACAGGGTCCACGCGCGTTGGCCGTGAGGTTGCGATGGAAGCGGCACGCCATCTCAAACCCGCTTTGCTTGAGTTGTCGGGTAAGGCCCCGCTGATCGTATTAGAGGATGCCGATCTTGATGCCGCCGTCGAGGCGGCCTGTTTCGGCGCATTCTTCAATCAAGGCCAAATCTGCATGTCCACGGACTGGATCATCGTTGTGAAAGCGGTAGCGGACGCATTTGTTGCCAAACTTGAGGCGCGGACACGGCAGATCGTGGCCGCTGATCCTGTGCATGAGGTGGCTCATCTGGGCCGCATGATTTCCGCCGAAGCCGCCCAACGTGTGAACGGGTTGATCGAAGATGCGGTGTCGAAGGGGGCGCGACTTCTGGTTGGCGGTCAGATTGACGGGTGTGTGATGCAACCTGCCTTGCTGGACGGGATTGCCGCAAACATGCGTATTTACCGCGAAGAGACATTCGGGCCGCTGGCCAGCATCATGCGGGTTCATGACGCTGACGAAGCCGTTTCAATCGCAAACGACTCGGACTTTGGCTTGAACGCAGCCGTCTTTACCCACGACCTTGATCATGCGCAGGCCATTGCAGACCGATTGGAATATGGCGTGGTCCAGATCAACGGGCCAACGGTGCACGATGACCCGTCAATGCCGTTCGGGGGGATGAAACAAAGCGGGTTCGGCCGTTTTGGAGGTGCACAATCCATTCACGAATTCACCGAACTTCGCTGGATCGCAACACATCAATCAGGACACACACCAACGCTTTGA
- a CDS encoding branched-chain amino acid ABC transporter permease, whose translation MDILITGILLGGTYALIAMGLNLQYGVARIMNLANGEILVAGGYFAFIAYTSTQLSPLLTIFVVAPIAFGLNWLIYVLMLQPLVNRAKNRGQLEQDSILATFGLSFIGVGLMLSFFGGDYFSYSFMAVPVELLGNTYGANRVLSFVMAVLICGALYLWLNQSRAGLSIRAIATAPASARLVGIDVKTLSALAFALGGAVTAVGGALISTYLTLDASTGVVFTLKALIIVIMGGVGDVRGTIVAALLLGVLETVVASLLDPGLTLAAAYVMFLAILLFRPQGLFGKKPT comes from the coding sequence TTGGATATTCTGATCACAGGGATCCTGTTGGGCGGCACCTATGCGTTGATCGCGATGGGGCTGAACCTGCAATATGGCGTGGCGCGGATCATGAACCTTGCCAATGGCGAGATTCTGGTGGCTGGCGGCTATTTTGCATTCATTGCCTACACATCTACGCAGCTAAGCCCGCTTTTGACGATCTTTGTGGTCGCGCCAATCGCTTTTGGTTTGAATTGGCTGATTTACGTCCTGATGCTGCAACCTTTGGTCAATCGTGCCAAGAACCGTGGCCAGTTGGAACAAGACAGCATTCTTGCAACGTTTGGGCTGTCCTTCATCGGCGTCGGCCTGATGCTGAGCTTTTTTGGCGGTGACTACTTTTCCTACAGCTTTATGGCGGTTCCGGTGGAACTGCTGGGCAATACCTACGGTGCAAACCGTGTTCTATCTTTCGTTATGGCCGTTCTGATCTGCGGGGCGCTTTATCTTTGGCTGAACCAGTCGCGGGCAGGATTGTCGATCCGCGCGATTGCGACGGCCCCGGCCTCTGCCCGATTGGTCGGGATTGATGTAAAGACACTGTCTGCCCTGGCCTTTGCGCTGGGCGGGGCGGTGACGGCCGTGGGTGGTGCGCTCATCTCGACCTATTTGACGCTTGATGCGTCCACAGGGGTCGTCTTCACGCTCAAGGCGCTGATCATCGTGATCATGGGGGGCGTTGGCGATGTGCGCGGCACAATTGTGGCCGCCTTGCTGTTGGGCGTTCTAGAAACCGTTGTCGCAAGCTTGCTTGATCCCGGTCTCACGCTGGCTGCGGCCTATGTGATGTTTCTGGCCATCCTGCTGTTCCGCCCACAAGGCCTTTTCGGAAAGAAACCGACATGA
- a CDS encoding helix-turn-helix transcriptional regulator has protein sequence MKRMVSGLTPLAAHQATVHADVFQSGLDDRFLGGLVNFPGRTTQCLLVLSGKALRLKPDSEETIAGPAIHWGPKVNDARIKAKAGSNGVIMTVGDATLSNAIGHKPEAAALRLMSGREFTLNLDTKPDIVRTLSACFDAIFKELDAAQTGMETVIEAQIRIMLVSLWRAGVNEMIEDQSYKTANLTLERFRHLVEAHLHERWPVNRFAAELGVSPDRLHDICTRTLGKPPQRLIRDRLTYEAQALLQRSHHSLGQIADHLGFSSTSQFSAFFKKELGTPPGAFRKANTQHGGSLQHLQVGSYADWP, from the coding sequence ATGAAAAGAATGGTATCTGGTCTGACACCACTTGCCGCGCATCAAGCGACGGTCCACGCGGATGTCTTTCAAAGCGGGTTGGATGACCGGTTTCTCGGCGGCTTGGTCAATTTTCCGGGTCGCACGACCCAATGTCTTCTGGTGCTGTCCGGAAAGGCGCTGCGCCTCAAACCCGACAGCGAAGAGACGATCGCAGGCCCCGCAATTCATTGGGGACCAAAGGTCAATGACGCGCGGATCAAGGCAAAGGCAGGCAGCAACGGTGTTATCATGACAGTCGGCGATGCCACACTGAGCAACGCCATCGGCCACAAACCCGAAGCCGCTGCACTTCGTCTTATGTCCGGTCGTGAATTCACCCTGAATCTGGACACGAAACCCGATATCGTTCGAACGCTTTCAGCCTGCTTTGACGCGATATTCAAAGAACTGGATGCCGCACAAACCGGTATGGAAACCGTGATCGAGGCGCAAATACGGATCATGCTGGTTTCGCTCTGGCGTGCCGGCGTGAATGAGATGATTGAAGATCAAAGCTATAAGACCGCAAACCTGACCCTTGAGCGATTTCGTCATCTGGTTGAAGCGCACTTGCATGAACGGTGGCCGGTCAACCGGTTTGCCGCTGAACTCGGCGTTTCTCCCGACCGGTTGCATGACATCTGCACACGCACCTTGGGTAAACCGCCACAGCGCCTTATCCGGGACCGCCTGACATATGAGGCCCAAGCATTGCTCCAGCGATCGCATCACTCACTCGGGCAAATCGCTGACCACCTTGGATTTAGCAGCACATCGCAATTCAGTGCTTTCTTTAAAAAAGAGTTGGGCACGCCCCCGGGGGCCTTCCGTAAAGCAAACACCCAACACGGCGGTAGCTTGCAACACTTGCAGGTCGGCAGCTATGCAGATTGGCCATGA
- a CDS encoding amino acid ABC transporter substrate-binding protein, translating to MNRRPFLKLVSALTIAGALAANAASAETIRIGAVAPKTGPLAGGATVTQWPSIYLWVEQVNAAGGLTVDGEQMMIELIEYDDQTNPGETIKAVQRLATQDDAHFIIAPYGTGLNLAAAPLFDRYGYPQIAVSAITDQQPELAAQFPNMFFTLGTTTALAADVVKVLSDMRDAGQMGDKVAMVNVADAFGIELATAAKPLFEEAGFDIVYETSYPLGTQDLSPVIKGAAAAEPDAFVAWSYPPDTFGLTEQAMIENLDVKAFYTAVATPFPGYGARFGSAAEGVLGAGGVNPDSPAFMEYAAAHEAVTGAKPDYWASATTYASLEILGQSIEAVGLDRAAVTAHLREATFDTILGPISFDENNSNADFWTVGQWQGGVFRGVASRGRDGTVPVILKDGWE from the coding sequence ATGAACCGCAGACCATTTTTGAAACTCGTCAGTGCTTTGACAATCGCAGGTGCCTTGGCCGCAAACGCAGCCAGCGCCGAAACCATTCGCATCGGTGCAGTTGCACCCAAAACCGGCCCGCTTGCCGGTGGGGCGACAGTCACCCAGTGGCCTTCGATCTATCTTTGGGTCGAGCAGGTCAATGCCGCTGGCGGCCTGACTGTCGATGGCGAACAAATGATGATCGAACTGATCGAGTATGATGATCAAACCAACCCCGGCGAGACGATCAAAGCCGTTCAGCGTTTGGCGACACAAGATGATGCGCACTTCATCATTGCGCCTTATGGCACCGGCCTGAATCTGGCAGCAGCCCCGCTGTTTGACCGCTATGGTTATCCTCAGATTGCCGTGTCAGCCATCACCGACCAGCAGCCTGAACTGGCTGCACAATTCCCGAATATGTTCTTTACCTTGGGTACGACCACAGCACTGGCCGCCGATGTCGTGAAGGTCCTGAGCGATATGCGTGATGCAGGTCAGATGGGCGACAAAGTAGCGATGGTGAACGTCGCTGATGCTTTCGGTATCGAATTGGCGACGGCTGCAAAACCTCTTTTTGAAGAGGCGGGTTTCGATATCGTGTATGAGACGTCCTATCCGTTGGGCACACAAGACTTGTCTCCGGTCATCAAGGGTGCCGCTGCAGCGGAACCGGACGCTTTCGTGGCATGGTCCTATCCGCCGGACACCTTTGGTCTGACCGAACAGGCAATGATCGAAAACCTGGACGTGAAAGCCTTTTACACCGCTGTTGCAACCCCGTTCCCGGGCTATGGTGCACGCTTCGGCTCAGCCGCAGAGGGTGTTTTGGGCGCCGGTGGCGTTAACCCTGATAGCCCCGCATTCATGGAATATGCCGCAGCACATGAAGCCGTGACAGGCGCGAAACCCGACTATTGGGCCTCGGCGACAACCTATGCGTCGCTCGAAATCCTCGGTCAGTCCATTGAGGCGGTGGGCCTTGATCGGGCTGCGGTGACCGCGCACCTCAGAGAGGCCACTTTTGACACAATCCTTGGGCCGATCAGCTTTGACGAGAACAACTCGAATGCTGATTTCTGGACCGTTGGACAATGGCAAGGTGGCGTTTTCAGAGGTGTCGCATCGCGCGGGCGTGACGGCACAGTGCCGGTCATCCTGAAAGACGGCTGGGAGTAA